Part of the Perognathus longimembris pacificus isolate PPM17 chromosome 1, ASM2315922v1, whole genome shotgun sequence genome, CAGGGGAGATAAGAGCCCAAGGCATGGGCTACACCCCAGGCATGCCAGCCCCTGGGTTCCCACACCCGCAGgaccccctcttctccccttccttcaagGGGcctgtcctgcctgcctgccagtagCCTTCCTGAAGGCCTTACCTTGAGCCGGTAGTTCCCCACAGCCAGGTAGAAGACATAATCCCGCTGCTCCTCCTTGCTCCCTTTGGGCAGCAGCtcttggggaagagaaagaagaaagtgaaaattgTCTCTCTTCTCCTAATGGGGTGCTCCAAAAGACTACTTTCCACCTCCCACTAATGCTGCGTCTCCACGGTGGCAGGAGCTGCCCGATACCCAGTGACACAGATCCCACAATCAGTGATAGTCAGCTTGTGCATCCTTGTGAACGGACAGGAATCCAGGGCATAGGAGAAGTCCAAAGGCAGTTCTACACTTGCCAGGTACTGTGGCACACTCCTGAaataccagcactcaggaggctgatgcaggaggatcatgagctcAAGGATAGTTACACAGTGAGAACCTGTCTtaatcaaaagaaacaaaaacaaagggtaGCTCTGCTGTGCATCCTGCTGCCGTCCCTGGCCACCAGATGACTGAGAATGGGGAGCAATCTGGCCACTAGAAGGATGGGGTTCCGTTTTTCTAACTCATCCTCCCtgagtgaccccccccccaatagaCTTTCCTTGGGGCCCAGAGCTTGCCCCAAGAAGTTCTGCAATTGCTGCATCCCTCCTAGCGGTCTGCACTGTCTGCAGCTGGACTGTCCGTGACCAAAGACCCCGTCTACTGCTTAGCCCCATCAGGGAAACCAGGAAAAACCAACTGCCAGTGTGGCCTCTGTGTTTGCATTAACAAAGACACTTGCCAggccctgtcatcctagctactcaggaggctgagatctgaggatcaaggttcgaagccagccagggcaggaaagttcatgagactctatctccaattaaccaacaaaaaagctgtggcgccagctttgagtgaaaaagcacagggacagcgcccaggctccagtaccagcattagAAATGTCTGCACATGTTCAGCAGAcagcatgtctttttttttcttcaaaatctttTAGATTGTTAGAAATTTGCAAGTGTGGAAGCTGCGGCTGTGGAGGGCCAGCTCCAGCCATTCTCTCGGACTGCGGAGGGACTGCGCTTCGAGGTAGGGTCCGGCACTTGAGATGGAGGGAGGCCGGTGGCGGAGGACGCCTGGCCGGAGGCGGGCGGGAAGGGTGGGGGGCCGCGCCTCACCCTCCAGCAGTGCGATGCCCCGGCGGATGTCATCGTTGTACTTGCTCCGCACCAGGCACCAGGCGTACTCGAACTGCGTGCTCTTGGACACGGAGCCCGCCGCCTGCTCAGACTggaatttcttctcaaacttctgccagagaagagaggagaggggcgaGCGCTCAGAGCCGAGGGTGCCGGCCACTCTCCTCTCCTCCGCGACCAAGGGGCCTGGCACCCCGCGGCTCcgctcccgccctcctccccgcggTGCCCGGCGGCGAGGCCGCCTACTGGCGGCTCCAGGCACCGCCTGGGCAGTGGGACGGTAAACtcggccggcccggcccgcgacTCCCGAGGTCTCAGGGAGGCGCCCGGCTCCGCCCGCGCTTTCATCGTGGCAGAAAGGAGGGAGCAGAGGCAGGGCCCGCCCCCCACGGCTGCCAGGCCACCGACGAAGCTCGGCACTGGCGCCGCCTCAACCCTAAGGGGATACCCGGTGCGCCCGGCTCTGCAAACCCAGAAGCCGACTCCAGGCCTTCGGATGGAGGCGGGAGGAACTACAACTCCCAGCAGGCTCTTGGGCCAGGAGCGCCTTTCGGCCAGGAGCCCGCGCCACAGAGGCTGCCGGGAGCCGTAGTTCGACTGCCTCGGGCAAAGCCGAGGCTGGGAGCGAGTTTGGCCTCCGCGGAACTCTGCTCGGGACCCGTCCTCCACTCTCCCCTCGCCTCCGCGGGCCAGACCTCACCTTCAGATCCTCCACAGACACAAGGTCGTTCAGCACGGCCTCCATGGCCGCCGCCCCCGCAGTCCTCACACCACGGACTCTACAGGATCACAGTCTCCATGGTCCGGTGCAGGGGCGGAGAGGCACTTCCGGAACACGGCGGATGCGGCCGGTCTGGCCCGGCCCCGCCTGCTCCTGCCGGCCCGGCCACAGGGGGCGCTAGAGCGCACGCCCGGACCGTCAGCGACCACCACCCCACCCGGCCACCGCGGCCTCCTTGGGAGCCCGCAAACCCAACCCAGAATTCCGAGACAGGAATCTGTCAGGCCAGCCCCCAGGATGGAACACCTAGCAGGAACCGCATCGGCCaaaatcataatcataatcaGCACCAGGATATCTGGGGCCTCTATGCAAGATAGAGAATGGGGTATTAGTCATATGGATAGCAGGAGGCGGGTCCACTGCACAGCAAATACTACTGCATCTGAAAAACTTACAAGATATTTTGCTGAACCCTGTGGATGAACTACAGCCCCCCTCACTTTGCAACTATGTGAATGAAATACAGGTCCTCTAACTCTGCATCTATGTCCTTTGAGCTGAGCTATTCTGTGCAGCAGTCCCTTTGCAATCACCTTGAACTCCAAGAAAGGTTTCACAGATAAATATCTATGGTGGAAGTCAGACTCCCACCTCAAACAGGCAAAACCTTCTCCTCATATGacaggaaacaacaaaaaagaggaccagggctgggaatatggcttagcggtagagtgcttgccttgcatgcatgaagccctgggttcgattcctcagcaccacatacacagaaaaagccagaagtggcactgtgactcaagtggtagagtgctaaccttgagcacaaagaagccaagaacagtgctcaggccctgagtccaagccccaggactggcaaaaaataaaataaaacaaaaacagggccACCTGCCAGTCATTCTAATAGCAAAGCTAACAATTCTCCCCCAATTCCTCTCAGGGTGGAGACAGATAAAGATTAACCAGGCCACACCAGTGACCTGGTACTGTTTGAAACAGACCTATCTGTCTCACTCCCTCTGTTTTCCCTATTGAACCTGAAGACAATGTCTGCACACACAAcgcctgggcccccccccccccccacgcctccaAGCTGTGTAATAaaacctcctttctctgcccttgaaTAAGGAGGCAAGTGGTGGGCTTATTTTGAGACTCCTGTACTTTGGGTCTAACAACTTGGTTTCACTATAACGGGAACTTAAAGAGAAGCAGTGTCTCTTGAAGGGTCCAGTATTCATATGTTTAAGCCATCTTTGGGTACTGCGGAGAGGGGAGGCAGTGTGAAGCAAGGGGAAGTGAAATGATGGGTGGTTAGACTTGCAGACTTTCCACCTAGATTCAACCTTTCAATGGAATGGAAGTTCCCTTGTTTAAATGTCTTTATTTAATGAAAGTTGTTTTccttatggggtgtgtgtgtgtgtgtgtgtgtgtgtgtgtgtgtgtgtgtgcgcgcgtgcgtgcatgtgcacgccagccctggatcttggactcaagacctaagcactgtccctgagcttctttttgctcgaggctagcactctgccacttgagccacagcactacttctggctttttctatatatgtggtgctgaggaattgaatccagggcttcatgtatgtgaggcaagcactctaacactaggccacattcccagccccgagactgCTGTTTAAACAGACACAAGTACTAATAGTAAAGAGGTCAGTGCCTGGGTTATCATCCAAACAAACACCTGTCACATGCATAAAGCCTTATGCTCTCATTTAGCATTTtccacaaggctggcactcttaccacttgagtcacagctccacttctggtttttgtggttAGAGAATTGAGTCCCACGGCTTAGAGCCTGCACCCTCATATCTCAGGGAAAAAGACAGATTTGAAAGACAGAATGAAAACAGACCAGATGAACTTTCATGAAGGTTGATGAGGGACACCAGGGTGGCCTGAGGAGTTAGGATATGAGGTGTAATGGGTGCAGGGGTGAGGGACTTCAAGTAAGGTCATGAGTGGGGAGTAAGGTCACAGCTGGAGTGTTCAAAGAGTTTTAGGACTTGCCTTGCAAGTTTGTGGTAGTGGCTCGTGGCTAAGGCTGAAACTGTTTAGATTCCCATTATTTGGGATTAGATGATAAGATTCCAAGAATTCTGTGCTGGGACtactggctctcacctgtaatcctagctactcaggaggctgagatctgatgatctcagaAAccatccaggacaggaaagtccatgtgagacacttatctccagtacactactcagaaaagccagaagtgttgttgtggctctagtggtagagcactagccttgagcccagggtcagtgccaaggcctagagttgaagccccaaggcaggaaaacaaaaacaaaaacaaaaacatgcaaaagaaaattgaattctGGGAAGATACCCCTGGGGAGGAGTGGAAGAAGGGTAGTCAGAGGGCCATGCCATGGGAGAAACACAAGTTGGGAGGCCAAAGCAGATTCCCAACACTCAGTCTCCAGGGTGGCTAGGACCAGTGACTAGCACAAAAGATGCCATTCTTAGCTCCTTTTTGAActctgaagaaactgaggctccagaTGTTCTGTCATCTGCCCGGTGACACTGAGCTAGAAGCAGAggagctggaatttgaacttgagTCCTACCCTGCTGCTTCATTTCAGCTGCCACTGCAGTAAGTGAAGAAAGCTGCACGCTTAAAGGAGAAATcttattgtttaaaattttttttttttttgcgtaccagtatggggcttgaactcagggcttcatgtcctttcttaccttttttgcccagggctggtactatacaacttgagccacacttccacttttagctttttgctggctacttgaagataagagtctgggaTATTTCTCTGCTCCAaaggtttcaaaccttgatcctcagatctcagcctccagagtacctaggatgacaggcaggaggcactgttcctggcctttttattttttggttggtcatggggcttggattctgggcctgggcactgtccctgagcttaccagcttaaggctagagctctaccacttgggccacagtgccatttccggttttctggtggttaactagatataagagtctcagtctcacatactttcctgcccagtctggctttgaacagagattctctggtctcagcctcctgagtagctaggattacaggcgtgagccactggtgcccctgcAATGCCTGGCCATTTTTAATATACAGTATAATGTGAAAATACTTGGCTGAGTAcatttatttgagaaaatattcaataaaaagtaaaaaaaaaaggaataatgaaGATTTTCCTGCATTATCtgagaaaataagcaaacaataaaaacacCACATAATGGTTTCATTACATGATgcaacagaaatataataaaatacaagcTTCAAGTCAGCCCTATGACTTCATGCAGGTAGGTGGGAATATTCAAAAGAAAACTATGTTTTTGTCAAATTCAGTCGTGGGTGAGCAGACAGGAAGCTGACATTTTGGGGTGCTGAGAAAATAATCTAGGACTggtatttgttctgtttttgcagATTCTGGCCTTCTTTCTCTCTGGAGTCCATTTGCAGATGGAGTGAGTTCTAGGTTTCTTTGCTTTCAGCTTGTTATCAGTGGTTAGCTTAGgaggaatgttaaaaaaaaaaacacaaaaacctacTACCAGGACTAGACTACTTGTATTCTTACAGTTTTCCTTCATCTGTCACTCATACTTCCCAGTTTCACCTACTAACTACTCAGTTAAGAAGTTTCATCAAGAGCCTTGTGAAGTCATGtttgcaatcttagctattcgagaggctgtgatctgaggatcatggttcaaaatcagccagtgcagaaaagtccacaagactccatctccaattaatcagcaaaacgcCAGattagaggcatggatcaagttgtagagcactagccctcagCAAAGAagtcaagtgagaacatgaggtcctgagttcaagctttgattgccaacacacacacacacacacacacacacacacacacacacacaaatgaatccactcacccatccatccatccatccacacatccaacCTGTTATTAGGGATCTAAGTGATAGATAtgagaaataagccagacagAGAAGAGCCCTTGCTGTCATGGAAGTTTACACATCCTGGAAGAGGCCGTTAGTTAGCCTTACACAGATTTATGTCCCTATCAATCACACGCAGCCACCCATCTTTCCAGTGCAACCCCAGCCCAACGGCCGGTAGCAGCTCCCAAGCGCAGATCCACATCCCTTCCGGGCTGCCGCAGAAGGATGGGCTCATCACCGCGCACACCAGCCCATCGGGGTCGCCCCTACTTACTTTTCCAGCTTCACCTCAGATGACCCCGCGCACCCCACA contains:
- the Fis1 gene encoding mitochondrial fission 1 protein, with the translated sequence MEAVLNDLVSVEDLKKFEKKFQSEQAAGSVSKSTQFEYAWCLVRSKYNDDIRRGIALLEELLPKGSKEEQRDYVFYLAVGNYRLKEYEKALKYVRGLLQTEPQNNQAKELERLIDKAMKKDGLVGMAIVGGMALGVAGLAGLIGLAVSKSKS